A window of Fragaria vesca subsp. vesca linkage group LG7, FraVesHawaii_1.0, whole genome shotgun sequence contains these coding sequences:
- the LOC101297374 gene encoding uncharacterized protein LOC101297374, protein MAQAEQVSDNGVDQVLEDRGEIENEEHTTSELPDAESTAELNLVVVFLSLLSSKEPEESSTLAKNEEERHRAKASIKKLQKSRREIDEAKPVRRQTTERFKTTVRDSRHGRRL, encoded by the exons ATGGCACAAGCTGAACAAGTTTCGGACAACGGAGTTGATCAGGTGCTGGAAGACAGAGGAGAGATAGAGAATGAAGAACATACGACATCAGAATTGCCAGACGCAGAGTCCACAGCTGAGTTGAATCTCGTCGTTGTGTTTCTTTCGTTACTTTCCTCTAAAGAGCCAGAAGAAAGCTCAACTCTTGCAAAGAATGAAGAAGAAAGACATAGAGCTAAAGCTAGCATCAAGAAACTACAGAAGAGCAGACGGGAGATAGACGAGGCCAAGCCAGTTCGGAGACAAACGACTGAGAGGTTCAAAACAACAGTAAGGGATTCAAG GCACGGCCGGAGATTGTGA
- the LOC101297082 gene encoding mitochondrial adenine nucleotide transporter ADNT1-like, with the protein MASEDVKRSERAVSTIVNLAEEAKLAREGVVKAPSLAVLSVCKSLVAGGVAGGVSRTAVAPLERMKILLQVQNPHNIKYSGTVQGLKYIWRTEGFRGLFIGNGTNCARIVPNSAVKFFSYEQASKGILWMYREKTGNEDAQLTPLLRLGAGACAGIIAMSATYPMDMVRGRITVQTEASPYQYRGMFHALSTVLREEGPRALYKGWLPSVIGVVPYVGLNFAVYESLKDWLIKSRPFGLVQDTDLSVTTRLACGAAAGTVGQTVAYPLDVIRRRMQMVGWSHAASVVAGEGRSKAPLEYTGMIDAFRKTVRHEGFGALYKGLVPNSVKVVPSIALAFVSYEMVKDILGVEIRISD; encoded by the exons ATGGCTTCGGAGGATGTGAAACGAAGCGAAAGGGCTGTCTCGACGATCGTGAATCTGGCGGAGGAGGCTAAGCTGGCCAGAGAGGGCGTCGTCAAGGCTCCTAGCCTCGCCGTTCTCAGCGTCTGCAAGTCTCTCGTCGCCGGCGGTGTCGCCGGTGGAGT GTCTCGAACAGCTGTTGCGCCATTGGAACGAATGAAGATATTGCTCCAG GTCCAAAATCCCCATAACATAAAGTACAGTGGAACAGTACAAGGCCTGAAATATATCTGGAGAACTGAGGGTTTCCGAGGACTGTTTATAGGAAATGGTACTAATTGTGCTCGGATTGTCCCCAATTCGGCTGTCAAGTTCTTCAGCTACGAGCAGGCTTCTAA GGGAATATTATGGATGTATCGGGAGAAAACTGGCAACG AAGATGCTCAGCTGACTCCTCTCCTACGACTTGGAGCTGGAGCATGTGCTGGAATTATTGCTATGTCCGCAACTTACCCAATGGACATGGTACGAGGAAGGATTACTGTACAG ACAGAGGCGTCTCCCTATCAGTATAGGGGAATGTTCCATGCTCTATCAACTGTGCTTCGGGAAGAGGGTCCACGTGCTTTGTACAAGGGCTGGCTTCCTTCTGTTATTGGAGTT GTTCCGTATGTGGGGCTCAACTTTGCTGTGTATGAATCCCTAAAGGATTGGTTAATTAAAAGTAGACCATTTGGACTTGTCCAAGATACAGATTTGAGTGTAACCACACGATTGGCATGTGGGGCTGCTGCTGGAACTGTCGGGCAGACTGTTGCATACCCACTTGATGTCATCCGTCGAAGAATGCAGATGGTTGGTTGGAGTCATGCTGCTTCTGTTGTTGCTGGTGAGGGGAGAAGCAAGGCACCACTTGAATATACTGGCATGATTGATGCATTTAGGAAAACTGTTCGACACGAGGGCTTTGGTGCATTGTACAAGGGTTTGGTTCCCAATTCTGTTAAG GTTGTCCCATCCATTGCACTTGCATTTGTGTCGTACGAGATGGTGAAGGACATTTTAGGAGTTGAGATCAGGATATCCGACTGA